A region from the Lolium perenne isolate Kyuss_39 chromosome 4, Kyuss_2.0, whole genome shotgun sequence genome encodes:
- the LOC139839155 gene encoding uncharacterized protein has translation MKALGWNFRGFGQSGRKTQLKEYIKKEKIDIIFLQETMRQDFTDQELRNLVEGEQFVWHWTPASGRSGGMLMGIRDSLFEVGALAQGEFFLSAKLYHTPTKFKCEFIGVYGPADHSRYASFLQELEGRVDNSEFPIMLMGDFNLIRGAQDKNNNNINWVLVNLFNEAIARWALLEVVRTGAAYTWTNKQSNPVRSVLDRAFVSLEWELRFPLARLTAETRIGSDHTPLILDSGENAPRRMARFSFENSWLAVPGFVEQLKLWWVELLITNVNPRDPIDVWHGQASGLRQCLKGWSANLGKERRVIKADILAQIQGLDRIADEQAWMQRVGV, from the coding sequence ATGAAGGCTCTTGGCTGGAACTTTCGGGGTTTTGGCCAGAGTGGCCGAAAAACCCAGCTTAAAGAGTACATTAAGAAAGAAAAGATCGACATCATCTTCTTGCAGGAAACTATGCGCCAGGACTTTACAGATCAGGAATTGAGGAATCTGGTTGAGGGGGAACAGTTTGTATGGCACTGGACTCCTGCTTCTGGTCGCTCGGGGGGCATGCTGATGGGGATCAGAGACAGCCTGTTCGAGGTTGGTGCGTTGGCTCAGGGTGAGTTCTTCCTTAGCGCCAAGTTGTATCACACACCAACCAAGTTCAAGTGTGAATTCATTGGGGTCTACGGGCCGGCGGACCATTCTCGCTatgcttctttcctccaagagttGGAAGGAAGGGTGGATAATAGTGAGTTCCCGATCATGTTGATGGGGGATTTCAACCTGATTCGAGGAGCCCAAGACAAAAAtaacaacaacatcaattgggtgttGGTGAATCTCTTCAATGAGGCTATTGCCAGATGGGCGTTGTTGGAAGTTGTTAGAACTGGCGCGGCTTACACTTGGACCAATAAACAATCAAACCCGGTGAGGAGCGTCCTGGACCGTGCGTTTGTCTCTCTAGAATGGGAACTGCGTTTCCCTCTAGCTCGTTTGACAGCGGAGACAAGGATTGGTTCGGATCATACGCCGCTGATCCTGGACTCAGGAGAGAATGCTCCTCGTAGGATGGCCAGATTTTCTTTTGAGAACAGCTGGCTTGCTGTTCCTGGGTTTGTGGAGCAGCTGAAGTTGTGGTGGGTGGAGTTGCTCATCACCAATGTGAACCCTAGGGACCCTATCGATGTGTGGCATGGGCAGGCCAGTGGGCTGCGGCAGTGCTTGAAGGGCTGGAGTGCAAACCTGGGAAAGGAACGCAGGGTGATTAAGGCGGATATCTTAGCTCAGATTCAGGGTCTGGATAGGATCGCGGATGAGCAGGCTTGGATGCAGAGGGTTGGGGTATGA